atgttttacccacgttgtttagtacatgtttctgggtacttaattaaattttttcataataaaatattacataacaaaaatgttatagccgaattcccgaatcatctgttttcgatggtgtcttgcggtggacatgatttctcgaaaacggttcatccgaaatccaaaattgaaaaaagtttagttagtatattgtattgtctagtccatgaacgagggatttttaaaaattttgattaaaaaaaaaatggcgacgtttttaacaaaaaatgtactttttcaacgtataagattttcgttttttgtgctttaaaaaaggagttttcaaaaaaattgaaaatccctcgttcacggcctagctaatatcataataaataagtggtcaaaatttggtgttgatcggattagtagttttttagtaatcgtgtccaccgcaaaagcaatttcccaaaaaaaagattctgagataatcgcgtttaaagtttcaagtttgttcaagttttatatgcagatagtgcgctataaatagctacagcttctgttccaatgctccgatcgttatgaatttttgtgagagtattcccaatagaatatacttaaagaatatgcaataaaaaaaaaatcgattttttcatatatcacaactgtatataaccccttaataggATGGAGTTTCTCTTGCAGATAATCGAACACCTCATTCCACTGGGCGAGCTGATGGACCTGGGCTTTGATGAATCGAAAATCTCAGCGGCGCTACTCAAGTTCGACAATAACAAGGACAAGGCGTTGGACTATCTAATCAACTAGTTAAATTAAGGACAAATCTTTTGATTGTCCCGCTTTTACCCCCGCACATTATCCACCACCCAAATCCAATCATCACCCCAAGTAGCTTCAGAAATTGAATCCCCTAAGTGTATTTTAAGTATTACAATTTATCAGAGATATTCTTTGCTTAACTTGGGAGTTGAATAATTCAGAATCCTCagacgcagcagcagcagaataAATATAAGTTTATAAAATAGTCTCTGGTCTCAGTTCATTCCCAGCATTAGTAAGTTTATGGCATGCTCCACATTTCCATCGGCTAGGGTCAGATAGTTCACGTTCTGGGTGTGATTAATGAAACCCATGGCTGCCATGGTTCTGAGCTGCTCGGTAAAACGATGACGGCGATAGCAGCGCGGCAAAACATCACTGTCGTCACCATCAGCGTCTTCATCATGCACATCCCCCGTAGCTGAAGTTTCTGTGGATGGTGTGTTTCCGGGTTCCACATCCATGCTCTCCACTTGACTGGCTCCACTGGGTGGCTGTTGTTGAGCCAATGATTGGAAAAGCCGGTCTAATCCATTGCGAAACAGCTCAGAAGATACTCCACCGCTGCCGCTAGCTCCGCTGGAGCCGCTTGGAGCAGAAGCAGGCGCAGTTGCTGGCGCAGCACTAGATGAACCACTACCTTCCTGCAGCGCCTCATCCGCATTTCGCTGGGCAATGTTCGACAGCGAGTTGAACGAGGTGACATTAGCCAGAGCGTTCGCTAACTGCTGACGGCTGATCTGACGAATGTTGGCGGTGACAGCGGTACTGCTGCTTCCaccactgctgctgcttccAGCGCCCAATGAGTTTTCTTCCTCCGATGAAGTGGTGGACTCCGATGCAGCTTGTTCTTGAACTGCAAATGgtacaaaataatacaatttatggaaaattaaacaaatttggAAGCTTACACTGCGTGGCCGAGCTGTTCCTTGCTAGCTCCTTGCGAATGGTGTCGACAATGAAAGGAGCGGCCTCGCAGATGAGCGGATAGTCCCGTACTAGATTCTGAACCACCTCCGGCTCGTGCAGCATGTTAAATAGAACCGAGTCCCGGATCAGGGCCTGGGCGCCTAGGTTACGCCTGAACTCTGGGTATTCAGCAAGAATCTTTTGCAAGATGTTGAACCGCGAGGTGACACTAATCTGCAAGTGCGACGTCAGCGAGAAGAGCTCCTGAATGTGCTTTGTGTTTATCTCGGAAGCAGGCGGCGGCACATAGGGCGAATACCGCTTGGTCTTTTTAAAGCAGTGGATCACGGCGTTAGGCTTCACAGACTTGCCTATGGTATCTGCATCCTCGAGCACTTTTCCGTAATGAATTATCTCTGAAAGTATGCAGAAGATGACTTGGCAAAATTAGAACAAAGGGGAATGGCTTACGCTGTAAAGGCTCACTCACCCAGTTCATTGGCTTCGAAATCCAGCTGCAGCTCCTTTGTGACCACATCCTTCAAATAGGCCACATCCTTATTTAGGTCTACGTTGTGCAAGGGGTGGACGTCGCTCAACTTGTTCTTAAGAAGCGCAAACAGAGTatgcattttaattatatcTTTCTATGCTTCTATATTATCCCTTTAGGGGCAcaattgttttctttgttgTCGATTTTCACGACGCAAATCCGTAATAATATAGATTTTCTCGTTCTAAAAAGGAAAGTGCAAGCGATCGGTCATCTGTTGGTTGTTTTCTGATCGCTTCTTTCACATATGCTGCTTTGTATGTTGTCTTCGATGagaaatatatacaatattgtataaattatgtgaataaatattttagactCTCCAAGAAGAGCTCAAAATTGATTTCGCTTTTTgttgaaaacaaaatttgacTTCCGTCTGATTTTCCGGAGAGTAACCGCGGCTGCCAACTTGGgcttttataaattaaaaaaaaaacctaaagaATAAAACTAAAGGATCACGATTTAATACTATTATTTGTATAATAATTCCTAAaatttttcataataaatTTTCAGACTAAACGTACTtttatttgtaatatttttacaaaaaataaataagttgaCAGCtcttaatttttcaaatgtttttgttttgttcaaGAGAAGTTGGAACTAGTTCAAGTTATTGAATACCGATAATAAATAAtcgaaattttataaataccGCTAAAcactgtttttaaaataaatatgaaatgggtcttttatatttaattaggTGTATGCGTAAGTCGggtaaatattattaaaataatcttTAAATAGATTAAATGTATCAGTGTGGGAATAAAATGGGCCAAAGTAGGCAGCCCTCACCACACACGGATCCATCGTTTTTGACAGTTCAATATTGCAAAAAATATCAgaatattcaaaatttcaaaattttatcaTGGTGATGAAGTCGACCGGGACCCAGACAGATAAAAAGGTTGGAAAAAAAAGTGCGGAAAGAGGACATGTTAATTTACCAACGGATCCGATTGAACACAATGCTGTCTCGGAGGTGGAAGAACAGTCTGCCAAAACAGGACCTGTCTACAGCTGTGGGTTTGAGGTGTTCGGCATAGTACAAGGTATATCCAATATTAGTCATATTTTCGTTATAAATCCCACTAACATATAGTTTGCTCTTTAGGTGTTTCCTTTCGTATGGTAagttacatttttaatttttaattccgAAGTTTTAATTTCCGAAGAATTTTTGACTTAATTATTCACTAGTATACTTTGCGAAGAGCCCAGAAGTTGTCGGTGCGGGGCTGGTGCATGAATACCTCACAAAACACTGTAAAAGGTGAGATTGAAGGATATTTGCATTCCTTTGAGTCCATGTAAGTAATACAATATTTGGCATAGTTtccataaatatatgtattcaCTTCTCTACAGGCGTCTCTGGCTAAAGCACACCGGGAGTCCCACGAGTAGAATCGACAAATGTGTATTCACCGATATCACAGAACACACTAGCTTTAAATTTAGTAACTTTAGTATACTACTGGAATAATTTAGGGCTGTACAGCTAAAAaacttatatttttgataatgGTTGTTACTTTTTggattaaaaaattgttatagCTCTAAGTAgataaattgatttaaaattattataatgaaaCCATCAAAATTGTATGTTGTGGCCAAGGAGAATCCAgtttttttattcttattatttatttttaaacttgaGACCTGATCATAATTACATGGTTATAGAGGTCTACTATAATTTAAATGTGCATcttcttttttaataaatttaaaaaagtttattatagtttttaaagcTTGACAATAATGGTTGTTATCAGTGAGACCGCGATGTGAAATCGAAATAATCTCGACCCTTGGGGTAGTCTTTTCAGACCGGCAAAGGCAGACTGGGGGAgaattgttttatttgaagACGAAACGTCGAAGCAACAAGTTGTGTCTCTGCTTCtataaatctatttttaagaatcttcaagtttttattaaaagaaatgGCTGACAGCAAGTTCTTGACGTTCAACAATGGCGAAAAGATGCCCATTATTGGCATCGGCACCTGGCAGGTAATTACACAAAATAAATCACTGcaatttaagatttaagaatTTAAGACTTCTACTAATATGATAGTAATGAATGGATGATTATTGTTTTAACTAATGCACGACCTCGCCAAAAGAGCTGACACGTCATTTAAATCTCTTGAAAGTTCCAATGCAATCAGCAGAATCTGTGTTTTGAGTGCAAGACcggttttcaaaaaaacaaacaataacaTTCCATTCATGTATACTAGCTGGGCTAGTGGGTCTGACTTTCACTGGCTCTAAACAGGGCAGAATAGAATAAAAATCATGCACATAAAACATGGGTGGAGGGAGATACTAACCATAGTATAGATACAATGTTACTTTTATCTATCTGGAAAATCCAACCACTAACCGCAATTTCATAACAAACCCCTTAAGGCATCTGATGAGGAAATTGAAACCGCTATTGACGCCGCCCTGGAGGCGGGTTATCGCCACATAGACACGGCGCCAGTCTACCGGAATGAAGCGGCTATTGGGCGCGTCCTCAAGCGTTGGCTGGACTCTGGAAAGGTTAAGCGCGAGGACCTCTTTATCGTAACAAAGGTGCCCCCAGTTTGTAAGTAATAAACTCTTTAAAGAGTATGtattattagaaaaaaaaaataatctaatAAACTGTCAATCATATAGATATCAAGACTCGATCTCGCGGGCTCTTAGAATATTCTAAacctttctaaaaatatacctgtttgaatttcacaatatcttgcaaaaaataaataccttatcattgtatttttttataaaactaaaaataatacgtaaaaaaaacaccatcaattatttttttggtagaacTTCATGAGTAATATGATTAATCGGTGCCAACATAATGTATTCAAATACAACTTCCACCCACAGCGAACCGACCCCATGAGGTGGAGCCGACGATAACGAAATCGCTGTCTGATCTTCAACTGGACTATGTGGACCTTTATCTTATCCACACCCCCTTCACCATCAACATCAACGAAGATGGTAGCTTCAAGCTAGATAAAGATGGCCTAATGGAGGTCGATGTTACCACCAATCATGCTGCCACCTGGGCCGCAATGGAAGCCCTTGTGGAAAAGGGTTTGACCAAGTCCATTGGCGTTTCCAACTTCAGCAAGGATCAGGTGGCCCGATTGCTGAAAAACTGCAAGATTCGTCCGGCCAACAACCAGATCGAACACCACATCTACCTCCAGCAGCGTGATCTGGTGGACTTTTGCAAGGCGGAGAATATTACCGTCACCGCATATTCCCCACTGGGATCCAGGGGAATAGCCAACTTCAACGCTGGTGCCGGCATAGTCAGAGAGGTGCCCAATCTGATGGAAGTTCCGGAAGTGAAAGAAATCGCCACGGCCCATGGAAAAACACCAGCCCAGGTTCTGCTCCGATGGATCGTTGACACCGGTGTATCTGCCATTCCCAAGAGCACTAACCCCACCCGGCTTAAGCAAAACCTCGATATCTTTGACTTTAAACTGACGGCCGAGGAGGTGGCCAAGTTGAGTAGCTTGGATAAAGACTTCCGCGTTTGCGATTTCGCTTTCTTCCACGGGTgagttaaattttatttttcattgggaaattattaaaaaaaaattttattttcttttagagTGGAAAGGCACCCGGAGTTTACCTTTAAAAATCAGTACACTAACTAACTTTGAAGACAGttaaaaatccattaaaaTATCCAATTAAATGTTCATTACTGTAGCATTACACATTATTAGTAGTTTTTGTTAGTTGgccaatattttcttaaagctGACATAAATGCactacaaaaatataatttatctgttatatatatatcgacaACATATATATCTTGTTTTATTTCAAGTTATCTTTGGCATTTAGTAGGTGAAacgttttcgttttggtgaCAATTTTCAGTTCAACAGGTTTTCCCCCCTCCGCCAGAGTTCGTAGACTTTCGTTCGATTTTACTGGTTTTTCTCGAGCATCTGTGGTGTCGTTGACCCTTTGGATAATAGAGCTAGAATAATATTAAGATTGAAATCCAAAAGCATCGCGGATACAGTTAGTATTTAGTATATTTTGCAACATATTTTGTTAtactaattaaaacaaatcacACATTTACAAAGTTACATTAAGAAATCATTAGTTAGCTCTCTAAATCGCTTTCAAAATGACCAGCAGCTTCTAATTCGAGGTACATATTGCATTTATAACTATTAAGATAGGTTGAGATGTTGGTAGCTCTGGCTGTACTGACGGAGTTTTTTaatacttaaaaattttagtaaaataataaagaaagaGGCAAATCAAAAGAATAATTAAcagcaaaatttaaaaactgatAGGAAACTTTATCCTAACACTAGATTATAAATGCGGCCAATCTCAATTTGATTGTCAGGTATTTGGCCGCACAGCTTATGAAGGTTAGTTTGCAGTTCGAgtattaaaaggaaattcgTAGTTGCTGTTCCATGCTAACTCACGTGGTCCGCGTATCCTCTTCGGAACTGGGCCTGCAAcacattaattaattaatttatggaaTAAGATCACACAGGAATAAAGTCCAAAAAGCAAGCCAACGAAAGCAGAAACACTCACGTCAATCCCTGGGCTGCACAAGTTTGACAAAATTCATACTTTGCAtgcaaatcaaataaattcaTCAACATTGATTGCCTAAGCCTATGTTACCTGGGTTCCTGATGGCTTCGCATGGCCAAGGTGGCCACCTCGAAGAGACCAATGAAGAAGCACAGCATCAGAGGTCCGAAAATGGCACCCTGCCAGCCGATCCAGTACATGCCGCCAGCAATTGCAAGACCATTCAAATATGGATGGCCTCCcctagaaaatatatttaataattaattttatacaaaaagatAGCTCTGAGATCTCTCACCCTTTCAGATCGGCATAGATTGCAGTCTCAAACGAGGATGGCACGAAAAATTGCAGCAGAAACAATATGAGTCCTGCATAGAATCGATCCTGTGCCAGCCAGAGCTCCAAAAAGGCAGGAACTGCACACCAATAGCTCCCTAGGAACGGAGCAGCTGCTAGCATGGCTGCCAAAGCCGAGGGCAGGAATACAATCCTTGCTCCGAAAACCGTATGCACCAGCCATGTAAATAGTCCAGTAAATGTAGCGCACTTGAACATAGAGACTAGCACCACGGTGATGGAGTTTTCCAGAGCATCAGCGATTTTGATGCCCGAGCTGGAATACCCAAGATATTTGGTGATCTGCAGTGGAGCATACTTTTCTTTACTACTTGAGAGTAGATAGAAAAGGGCCGTAAAGAAGACAATCTAAGAAAATAGTAGTATTAACTTCCGATAAATATAGTTCTTTATTTAAACTCACCATATCTAGAATGAATTCAATACACGCCTGTCCACCGGACAGCACCAACGAGAGAATCTCGCCCGTAACGCCCATAATCATGGATAGATTCGTTCGGATGATGTGCCACAGGGATTCTGCTACCTCGAGAATTGTCTGGGTGTTGCTCTGCGCCCATCCAATGATGCCCTGTTTTGCCACTAAAACTAGCTCTTTAAAATGTCCTTGGTTAAATAAACGGCCATTGGTTAGCAGATGCAACAAAGAATGGGTTATTTCGTAGACGCAAACGATAGTTACAGGATGAAAGGTGCATGAAGCCAACCACTTGAAGAAAGCCCCACATATATAACTCAAAAAGATAATTAGTAGGGCGAGACAAACGAAAAACCAAATAGCAAAGGTGTACTCTGAAGGGACATACCTGGGTTATCGACAATTTCGCCAAAGGTGCTCTTAAGCGCATCTGTTGGAACTCTCGGGCCGTACGAAGTTCCCGCCTTGTTGAAATCTATCCAATATTGGATGAGTCTGTCCCAGACGTCAAGAATTTGCTCCTTCAATTTGGTGGCATGCACTTTGTCAGCATCCGCCAGCCAGTCATCAATGTACGTCTCGATCTTTCGGCGACCATAATGGTGCGCATTATCCAGCGCATCATCAATGGACGCCTGCATGTTGGCGGGCAAGATATCAATTAGCTCAGGCCGATCTGTGATCGTCTTGTTAATTAGATCCTTGCCAAGGTAGGCCACTTCGATCGTCTCCGAGTAAATGTTCACACAAAAGAACACGCTCAGGAACACGATAATGAGCAGCATAAgaattatcatcaaaatagaGGTGACCGACTCCACAGACGACTTTAGAGAATCGCGTACGATCGTATTGATCTTGTAGTTTAGTTCCAAAACTCCTGGGAGGCATAGTGGAAGCACTGCGGAGTGGTGTTCAATGGCCCACGCCTTTATGAAATATAAGGTATTATATTAAAGAACTTTACGTTATGATCTCTTTATGAACTCACCCTCAACGCCAGATAAAGTTCGTTAATCTTGCTGTACACGAAACGGGTGATTCCAGTATACTCTCCCACCGTATAGATGAGATGTAGGAATACTGGTATGGCTGCCAGTAGAAACATCCAAACATTACGATAAAGGAATGTTCCCAAACAGGCGTAGAACAAAAGCTTGAAGAAGGTTTCGCTTTGATGGCTTTCAGATTCAGTTTCCGGTTTCGCACCAAAAGTATCCGTAGAGTCGATGGTGTCGCTCAGCGAGATGTCCTCCACATCTGATTGAATCCCAGGACTGAGGGGTTCGCCGCCGTGTTTGCCGCAAATGCTAAAGTTGCTCAGTGAACGCTCAAAATCGTTCTTATCGAATAGCTTCTGCAAACGGTGCAAAAATGTCCCAGCATCCTCTCTTGTTTGCAGGTGGTATGCCGTTGAGGCTGTAACATATGCCATGACCAGCAGGAAAACGGGTACCTGAAGGGCGCCCAGGAAACTGCTCAAATAGCCAGCTATGGCTATCCACATGGTTTGACCAGCAACGACAAAGTGAGCGCTGTTCTCCGGCTTCCAGAAAAAGTGGACACAACTTAAGTATATAATCACCAGAGAAATAAGctgtaaaaacaaaacattaatAGTCGTTTAATTAAAACCACAATATACGCACCACGTAAACATTCAGGAATCCAATAATCTGGACGAACAATCCGTGCGAAAATGTTATCCAGTGCCACAGCGCCATCAAAAACCCTTTGGGAGCATAGAGGACGAGCAGTTTGACACAGCCCGCCACTCCGCATCCGGCGAGCAGCAGTTGCCAGTGTTCACAGAGCCATCCAATCAACAGCCGACCACAGTGCTCTGTGGCCTCCAGGGGGGAAAGGCAGATGGAGACCAGGACGTTAGAATCGCGTTCCTCGAGACGCTGGAACCAATTGTTTACACTCTCCGCCAGACTTCTTTTGAATGGGAAGAGAACGGCTCCCATAAGGAAAGCCCACAACAGGGGTCGCACAAAGGGCCCCAGTATGAAGCAGACGGCTACAAATGCACCCACGCCGGCAGCGATGAGGAAGTTGTACATGGCCGCGCGGAATGACTCGTGGTTCTGGGAGCGCATCCGCAGCAGGCGGTTGAGCACGCTGTCGAAGGAGCGGTCCCGTCGAATGGGAATCGGTTCCGATCGgttcatttttgaattttcgcAAAGCAGGAACTGTAAATGTTTAACGGATTGGCTGATTAGTGCTTAAATGGCAACCAGTGGCGGATACAGCTGCTCCACGACCGTATACAATGTGGGGGTCCTTGACGGAGTGACTGTATTTGGAGCTGCTCCGCTGACGAAACTCACTTTTGATAATTATGCTCAGTGTTTGATGCTCAGCAACAGATGATTCACATCTCAGTTTTGAATGGAAGGATATCCAATGTATCTTAAGGTGGCTATAGGTTTCTTTAGCCCGAAGTGGACATTGAGGACTGGCGGAGATGGTATCCCGGGGGTGGGGcagcaaataaacaaaaatacgtCGTTTCTGCCAAATTACGTCAGGCGGGCAGGGCAGGAGTTTTGAGGTTTTATAGCACTGGCAAAAAGCCGATACAGATAGCCCTGGCTTAGGggataaacataaaaatgtttatgatttgagtaaaataatttctttgttagtaaaataattgtttttaaagaaCTTTTTCGAGTAactaattatataaataagaaATGTCAGTTAGCCAATATTTACTGTAATCAACGCATGTATGGGAATGTTGTGCAACACTGGCCaacttcaaaacaaaaatagacgCTATGGAAGGTGAGCGGGACAacgaaaaattatatttaattatatattaaatgcGTATTTTATACTAACAGATTTAACGGTATCGCAATTGGAGGATTTGCGGCAACTGCAACTCCAACTAAACGCAAATAGGGATATTTACATCAACTTGTATACCAAGATTATAAAGCAGACATTTTCAACTCAAATGAATAATTTGGTAAGAAAAACCTCTAATAATAtgtaagaaatataaaaattatttgcattTGTTAAGGTTGATGGAGAATTTAATATAGAAGCTGTGAAATTGAATGTGCCCCAAAAACCCCCCATGCTTCCACCCCAGGAATATACACCCATGCACCAAGTATGTTTCCTCATTAAATATGTATTGGCAGTGTTAATCTTTAATGACTTGTTAAACAGCTAAGTACATTGGAGGAGGTTTACAAGGCTACCATGGATGGCTTGTCGATGCTGTAGGAGTTTTCTCAATCAGTCTTCGTATTGTTCAACCAGTAACCGTGGAGAGTCTTATAAACATGTTGCAGGCATTCAAACGATGGAGACTGgcactgaaaaatataatcccTATTATTCGTTGTATAATTTCAATTTGAACGCAAAAACTTACGTCGAATATAGGAATAATGGGCCGACGCTTAAAAATACTACCTTTGGTTCGCAAAATCAACATGTATTTTACATCCAactaagaaaatataaaatgagTTACAAGTTAGAAAAGATAACATTGTACAATTCTTACATCTTCAATGACTTCGTTTAGAACCATGTCTTGGATGTTCCCCCTTTCAACGCAAAGAACCTCCTCTCTACCGAACGATCGCACAGTTTCGGTTTGCAGCGCCATGTCCCAACTATAAAATAAACGCTCCGTCTGCACCAAGTTCAACAAGGAACGGAGCATTAATATTGACACGGATACGCAGGTCAACAAGGGATAAAGTATCCGGGGCTGCAGTATTCCGAGAGACCTGCTTTCAAAACCACAAACACCAACGAAGTATGCTATTGATAAGAAGATGAGCAGAAGCAAACGCCGTAGCTGCCTCCGTAACTGGACACCATGCTGTCGATTTATCAATTCCATGCGCACCACATCTCCACCACAGCGCTGGATTAGAAGTTCCAAGTCCGGATCTGTAGAGCCGGCATATTTTGCTTGCCGGCTGTAGTATCTGTGGATCGTTACTTGCGACTCcattaaatataaacaaacgTTATGTACAAATTAATGTGACCCTAGGAGGAGTGCGTCAAATCGCAAAAGCTAAAGTAGGGACTAATAAACTTATTATTcgttttaaattgatttttcttcatttttagaattttttcttatttccTAGAGTCTGAAAGATTTCCAACACTTCCTGTTGATTATAATTCGCGCTCAAGAAAAAATTTGATCCATCTGTTAATCCTTTGTCACAATTCCCCTTTTTTAACTCGGAAACGCTCCGTAACATTGTTGAAGCAACTTATCAGTATACTAGCGGATCTTGTTTAATTTGctgcttaaaaataaataatcaaaattaatttttttttttaatacaagtCTTTCTTCAAAATATCGATACAACATATCGATAgttacaacaaaaacaacgattaaaaataaaaatggatgCCCAGACATCGGCTGGTCACAccaaattacattttttactCGCCAACACCAACGCTCGAGCGTCGGTCCGcggaaaattgtaaaattttaattgtccgggagtatattttatttagcgCGTGATCAAAACAAATATGCGCAAGCGTAAATTGTATATAAACTAAAACATCACACGACGCGGAAACAAACAAGGAATTACAGCGTGAGTTGAGTGTTTAACTTTTTGGTTGGTACCCGTCAGTCAGCATTGCGGCTTCTGTGTTTGCATgcgagtgtgtgagtgtgtttttCTCTCACGTACTCCGGATGATTTGCGGCCTTGTGGGGTCGGAAACTGCAGATATCCAGCTTGGTCAGGATACGGAATTAGCATTGTGGAGCAGATTTCAGGTGCATTGTCACTCCTGAGAAGCTTGGCTGTTCCTCTTTTATCACTATCGCACTTTATGCAACAACGCAAACGTCTCCGAGAGTTGAGTTGAGTTTCGGCTCTCCTCGGATGTGTGTAGTGTGTTGAGATTCTCGGGGCAGCGAGGTGAGTTTGGCATCgtctgttttctgttttccttTCCCAGCGTTTT
The Drosophila bipectinata strain 14024-0381.07 chromosome 3R, DbipHiC1v2, whole genome shotgun sequence DNA segment above includes these coding regions:
- the LOC108121008 gene encoding transmembrane protein 245 isoform X4; its protein translation is MNRSEPIPIRRDRSFDSVLNRLLRMRSQNHESFRAAMYNFLIAAGVGAFVAVCFILGPFVRPLLWAFLMGAVLFPFKRSLAESVNNWFQRLEERDSNVLVSICLSPLEATEHCGRLLIGWLCEHWQLLLAGCGVAGCVKLLVLYAPKGFLMALWHWITFSHGLFVQIIGFLNVYVLISLVIIYLSCVHFFWKPENSAHFVVAGQTMWIAIAGYLSSFLGALQVPVFLLVMAYVTASTAYHLQTREDAGTFLHRLQKLFDKNDFERSLSNFSICGKHGGEPLSPGIQSDVEDISLSDTIDSTDTFGAKPETESESHQSETFFKLLFYACLGTFLYRNVWMFLLAAIPVFLHLIYTVGEYTGITRFVYSKINELYLALRAWAIEHHSAVLPLCLPGVLELNYKINTIVRDSLKSSVESVTSILMIILMLLIIVFLSVFFCVNIYSETIEVAYLGKDLINKTITDRPELIDILPANMQASIDDALDNAHHYGRRKIETYIDDWLADADKVHATKLKEQILDVWDRLIQYWIDFNKAGTSYGPRVPTDALKSTFGEIVDNPELVLVAKQGIIGWAQSNTQTILEVAESLWHIIRTNLSMIMGVTGEILSLVLSGGQACIEFILDMIVFFTALFYLLSSSKEKYAPLQITKYLGYSSSGIKIADALENSITVVLVSMFKCATFTGLFTWLVHTVFGARIVFLPSALAAMLAAAPFLGSYWCAVPAFLELWLAQDRFYAGLILFLLQFFVPSSFETAIYADLKGGGHPYLNGLAIAGGMYWIGWQGAIFGPLMLCFFIGLFEVATLAMRSHQEPRPSSEEDTRTTSIIQRVNDTTDAREKPVKSNESLRTLAEGGKPVELKIVTKTKTFHLLNAKDNLK
- the LOC108121008 gene encoding transmembrane protein 245 isoform X3 is translated as MNRSEPIPIRRDRSFDSVLNRLLRMRSQNHESFRAAMYNFLIAAGVGAFVAVCFILGPFVRPLLWAFLMGAVLFPFKRSLAESVNNWFQRLEERDSNVLVSICLSPLEATEHCGRLLIGWLCEHWQLLLAGCGVAGCVKLLVLYAPKGFLMALWHWITFSHGLFVQIIGFLNVYVLISLVIIYLSCVHFFWKPENSAHFVVAGQTMWIAIAGYLSSFLGALQVPVFLLVMAYVTASTAYHLQTREDAGTFLHRLQKLFDKNDFERSLSNFSICGKHGGEPLSPGIQSDVEDISLSDTIDSTDTFGAKPETESESHQSETFFKLLFYACLGTFLYRNVWMFLLAAIPVFLHLIYTVGEYTGITRFVYSKINELYLALRAWAIEHHSAVLPLCLPGVLELNYKINTIVRDSLKSSVESVTSILMIILMLLIIVFLSVFFCVNIYSETIEVAYLGKDLINKTITDRPELIDILPANMQASIDDALDNAHHYGRRKIETYIDDWLADADKVHATKLKEQILDVWDRLIQYWIDFNKAGTSYGPRVPTDALKSTFGEIVDNPVAKQGIIGWAQSNTQTILEVAESLWHIIRTNLSMIMGVTGEILSLVLSGGQACIEFILDMIVFFTALFYLLSSSKEKYAPLQITKYLGYSSSGIKIADALENSITVVLVSMFKCATFTGLFTWLVHTVFGARIVFLPSALAAMLAAAPFLGSYWCAVPAFLELWLAQDRFYAGLILFLLQFFVPSSFETAIYADLKGGGHPYLNGLAIAGGMYWIGWQGAIFGPLMLCFFIGLFEVATLAMRSHQEPRPSSEEDTRTT
- the LOC108121008 gene encoding transmembrane protein 245 isoform X2, which encodes MNRSEPIPIRRDRSFDSVLNRLLRMRSQNHESFRAAMYNFLIAAGVGAFVAVCFILGPFVRPLLWAFLMGAVLFPFKRSLAESVNNWFQRLEERDSNVLVSICLSPLEATEHCGRLLIGWLCEHWQLLLAGCGVAGCVKLLVLYAPKGFLMALWHWITFSHGLFVQIIGFLNVYVLISLVIIYLSCVHFFWKPENSAHFVVAGQTMWIAIAGYLSSFLGALQVPVFLLVMAYVTASTAYHLQTREDAGTFLHRLQKLFDKNDFERSLSNFSICGKHGGEPLSPGIQSDVEDISLSDTIDSTDTFGAKPETESESHQSETFFKLLFYACLGTFLYRNVWMFLLAAIPVFLHLIYTVGEYTGITRFVYSKINELYLALRAWAIEHHSAVLPLCLPGVLELNYKINTIVRDSLKSSVESVTSILMIILMLLIIVFLSVFFCVNIYSETIEVAYLGKDLINKTITDRPELIDILPANMQASIDDALDNAHHYGRRKIETYIDDWLADADKVHATKLKEQILDVWDRLIQYWIDFNKAGTSYGPRVPTDALKSTFGEIVDNPELVLVAKQGIIGWAQSNTQTILEVAESLWHIIRTNLSMIMGVTGEILSLVLSGGQACIEFILDMIVFFTALFYLLSSSKEKYAPLQITKYLGYSSSGIKIADALENSITVVLVSMFKCATFTGLFTWLVHTVFGARIVFLPSALAAMLAAAPFLGSYWCAVPAFLELWLAQDRFYAGLILFLLQFFVPSSFETAIYADLKGGGHPYLNGLAIAGGMYWIGWQGAIFGPLMLCFFIGLFEVATLAMRSHQEPRPSSEEDTRTT